A window of Frankiaceae bacterium contains these coding sequences:
- a CDS encoding YegS/Rv2252/BmrU family lipid kinase, whose amino-acid sequence MDIALVVNPTSGKGRGGALRSAVEERLRSRGARVRTVVGVDGDHARDLTHAAVTEGVDAVVALGGDGMVHLALQAVAGTETPLGIVPAGTGNDLAAALSLPSDAVAATDVVLAGSQRRIDAVRAGETWFGCVLGAGFDSIVNERANRLRWPKGNARYNVAIALELPSFKPLPFTLTLDGEEWRTDAMLVAVGNAQSYGGGYRITPDAVLDDGLVDVCVLGPVSKLDFVKTLPKARTGEHVGHPSVTIRRAKVVTIDSPGVVAYADGERIGPLPLTCECVAGAVQVFAPASS is encoded by the coding sequence GTGGACATCGCGCTGGTCGTCAACCCGACCTCGGGCAAGGGCCGCGGCGGCGCGCTGCGCTCCGCCGTCGAGGAACGCCTGCGCTCCCGCGGCGCCCGCGTCCGTACGGTCGTCGGGGTCGACGGCGACCACGCGCGCGACCTGACCCACGCCGCGGTCACCGAGGGCGTCGACGCGGTCGTCGCGCTCGGCGGCGACGGCATGGTGCACCTCGCGCTGCAGGCTGTGGCCGGCACCGAGACGCCGCTCGGCATCGTGCCCGCCGGCACCGGCAACGACCTCGCCGCCGCCCTCTCGCTCCCCAGCGACGCCGTCGCCGCGACCGACGTCGTGCTCGCCGGGTCGCAGCGGCGGATCGACGCGGTGCGGGCGGGGGAGACGTGGTTCGGCTGCGTGCTCGGCGCGGGCTTCGACTCGATCGTCAACGAGCGCGCCAACCGGTTGCGCTGGCCGAAGGGCAACGCCCGCTACAACGTCGCCATCGCGCTGGAGCTGCCGTCGTTCAAGCCGCTGCCGTTCACGCTGACGCTGGACGGCGAGGAGTGGCGTACGGACGCCATGCTCGTCGCGGTCGGCAACGCGCAGTCGTACGGCGGCGGCTACCGCATCACGCCCGACGCGGTCCTCGACGACGGGCTGGTCGACGTCTGCGTGCTCGGGCCGGTCTCCAAGCTCGACTTCGTGAAGACGCTCCCCAAGGCGCGGACCGGCGAGCACGTCGGCCACCCGTCGGTCACGATCCGGCGCGCGAAGGTCGTCACGATCGACTCGCCGGGCGTCGTGGCGTACGCCGACGGCGAGCGCATCGGGCCGCTGCCGCTGACCTGCGAGTGCGTCGCGGGCGCGGTGCAGGTGTTCGCGCCCGCTTCGTCGTAG
- the tatC gene encoding twin-arginine translocase subunit TatC, with translation MTDTTERPRSRRPADPDASRMTLVEHLTELRSRLVKSVIALSIATIAAFVFFEPILAFLQRPFCDLPANLRFPPDGGDCQLYVTGILDQFVIRMRVAIMTGAVVSAPVWLWQLWQFVTPGLHQRERRWAVPFVASSIVLFAAGGVFAYYTLDNGLQFLLGVGGEGITSILTVDKYLGFVSLMLLAFGVSFEFPLLMLFLNIVGVTPTAKLRRWRRGMYFGLCVFAAVITPSQDPMTFLLMWVPLVLSYEFVILFGRIRDRMRRGRDTESTDQWSDDEVSPL, from the coding sequence ATGACCGACACCACCGAGCGGCCACGCTCCCGGCGCCCCGCCGACCCCGACGCGTCGCGGATGACGCTCGTCGAGCACCTCACCGAGCTGCGTTCGCGGCTAGTCAAGAGCGTCATCGCGCTGTCGATCGCGACGATCGCGGCGTTCGTCTTCTTCGAGCCGATCCTGGCGTTCCTGCAACGCCCCTTCTGCGACCTGCCCGCGAACCTGCGGTTCCCGCCCGACGGCGGCGACTGCCAGCTGTACGTCACCGGCATCCTCGACCAGTTCGTCATCCGCATGCGCGTGGCGATCATGACCGGCGCGGTCGTGTCGGCGCCGGTGTGGCTGTGGCAGCTGTGGCAGTTCGTGACGCCGGGGCTGCACCAGCGCGAACGCCGCTGGGCGGTGCCGTTCGTGGCGTCGTCGATCGTGCTGTTCGCGGCGGGCGGCGTGTTCGCGTACTACACGCTCGACAACGGCCTGCAGTTCCTCCTCGGCGTCGGCGGCGAGGGCATCACGTCGATCCTCACGGTCGACAAGTACCTCGGCTTCGTGTCGCTGATGCTGCTGGCGTTCGGCGTGTCGTTCGAGTTCCCGCTGCTCATGCTGTTCCTCAACATCGTCGGCGTGACGCCCACCGCCAAGCTGCGGCGCTGGCGGCGGGGGATGTACTTCGGCCTCTGCGTGTTCGCGGCGGTCATCACGCCGTCGCAGGACCCGATGACGTTCCTCCTCATGTGGGTGCCGCTCGTGCTGTCGTACGAGTTCGTCATCCTGTTCGGACGCATCCGCGACCGGATGCGTCGCGGCCGCGACACGGAGAGCACCGACCAGTGGTCGGACGACGAGGTCTCGCCCCTCTAG
- the tatA gene encoding Sec-independent protein translocase subunit TatA, whose product MNLPQGFELFAILAVLVLLFGSKKLPDAARSLGRSMRIFKSETKGLRGGNADEQPTLAESDAAREAREFEEWKATRTDRSETR is encoded by the coding sequence ATGAACCTGCCCCAGGGCTTCGAGCTGTTCGCGATCCTCGCGGTGCTCGTGCTGCTGTTCGGGTCGAAGAAGCTCCCGGACGCCGCGCGCTCGCTCGGTCGTTCCATGCGCATCTTCAAGTCCGAGACCAAGGGCCTCCGCGGCGGCAACGCCGACGAGCAGCCCACCTTGGCCGAGAGCGACGCCGCCCGCGAGGCGCGCGAGTTCGAGGAGTGGAAGGCCACCCGGACCGACCGGTCCGAGACCCGCTGA